Proteins from a genomic interval of Pseudomonas silesiensis:
- the hisC gene encoding histidinol-phosphate transaminase — protein MSKFWSPFVKNLVPYVPGEQPKLAKLVKLNTNENPYGPSPKALAAMQTELNDNLRLYPDPNSDLLKNAVANYYGVQTNQVFLGNGSDEVLAHIFHGLLQHDQPLLFPDISYSFYPVYCGLYGIAFDAVPLDEQFQIDPADYARPNGGIIFPNPNAPTGCLLALDAVEQILKASPDTVVVVDEAYIDFGGETAITLVDRYPNLLVTQTLSKSRSLAGLRVGLAVGHPDLIEALERIKNSFNSYPLDRLAIVGAAAAFEDREHFDKTCRWVIESRDKVVGQLEAKGFEVLPSAANFIFARHPQHDAAGLAAKLREQGVIVRHFKQERIAQFLRISIGTPEQNQALIDGLADL, from the coding sequence ATGAGTAAATTCTGGAGCCCGTTCGTCAAGAACCTGGTGCCTTACGTGCCCGGCGAACAGCCGAAACTGGCCAAGCTGGTGAAGCTCAATACCAATGAAAATCCGTACGGTCCATCGCCCAAGGCCCTGGCGGCGATGCAGACCGAACTGAACGACAACCTGCGCCTGTACCCGGACCCGAACAGCGATCTGCTGAAAAACGCAGTCGCCAACTACTACGGCGTACAGACCAATCAGGTGTTCCTCGGCAACGGTTCCGATGAAGTCCTGGCGCACATCTTCCACGGTCTGCTGCAACACGATCAGCCGCTGCTGTTCCCGGACATCAGCTACAGCTTCTATCCGGTCTACTGCGGCTTGTACGGAATCGCCTTCGACGCGGTACCGCTGGACGAGCAGTTCCAGATCGATCCGGCGGACTACGCCAGGCCGAACGGCGGGATCATTTTCCCTAACCCGAACGCACCGACCGGCTGCCTGCTGGCGCTGGACGCCGTGGAGCAAATCCTCAAGGCCAGCCCGGATACGGTGGTCGTGGTGGATGAGGCTTACATCGACTTTGGTGGCGAGACGGCGATCACGCTGGTGGACCGTTATCCCAATCTGCTGGTCACTCAAACGTTGTCCAAGTCCCGCTCGCTGGCGGGCTTGCGCGTGGGGCTGGCAGTGGGCCATCCGGACCTGATCGAAGCTCTGGAGCGAATCAAGAACAGCTTCAACTCCTATCCGCTGGATCGCCTGGCGATTGTCGGCGCGGCGGCGGCGTTCGAGGATCGCGAGCACTTCGACAAGACCTGCCGGTGGGTGATCGAGAGTCGCGACAAGGTGGTCGGGCAATTGGAGGCGAAGGGCTTTGAAGTGTTGCCGTCGGCGGCGAACTTCATTTTCGCGCGTCATCCGCAGCACGATGCGGCGGGCCTGGCGGCGAAGTTGCGCGAGCAGGGTGTGATCGTCCGGCACTTCAAGCAGGAGCGGATTGCCCAGTTCCTGCGGATCAGCATCGGTACGCCAGAGCAGAATCAGGCGCTGATCGACGGCCTGGCCGACCTCTAA
- the hisD gene encoding histidinol dehydrogenase encodes MTAPTAIRRLDAADPDFAHHLDHLLSWESVSDDSVNQRVLDIIKTVRERGDAALVDYTRQFDGLDVASMADLILPRERLELALTRITVPQREALEKAAARVRSYHEKQKQDSWSYTEADGTVLGQKVTPLDRAGLYVPGGKASYPSSVLMNAIPAKVAGVTEVVMVVPTPRGEINELVLAAACIAGVDRVFTIGGAQAVAALAYGTESVPKVDKVVGPGNIYVATAKRHVFGQVGIDMIAGPSEILVVCDGKTDPDWIAMDLFSQAEHDEDAQAILVSPDAGFLDQVAASIARLLPTMERAEIIETSINGRGALIKVRDMDQAIEVANRIAPEHLELSVADPQAWLPQIRHAGAIFMGRHTSEALGDYCAGPNHVLPTSGTARFSSPLGVYDFQKRSSIIFCSEQGASELGKTASVLARGESLTAHARSAEYRIVDEDFPQGQGN; translated from the coding sequence ATGACCGCACCGACTGCAATTCGCCGACTCGACGCTGCTGACCCGGATTTCGCACATCATCTGGATCATCTGCTGAGCTGGGAAAGTGTGTCCGACGACTCGGTCAATCAGCGCGTGCTGGACATCATCAAGACCGTGCGCGAGCGTGGCGATGCGGCGCTGGTGGACTACACCCGGCAATTCGACGGCCTGGACGTTGCCTCCATGGCCGACCTGATCCTGCCGCGTGAACGCCTGGAACTGGCCCTGACGCGGATCACCGTGCCCCAGCGCGAAGCCCTGGAAAAAGCCGCGGCCCGTGTGCGCAGCTACCACGAAAAGCAGAAACAGGATTCCTGGAGCTACACCGAAGCCGATGGCACCGTGCTCGGCCAGAAGGTCACGCCGCTGGACCGCGCCGGCCTGTACGTCCCGGGCGGCAAGGCGTCGTACCCGTCCTCGGTGCTGATGAACGCGATTCCCGCCAAGGTGGCCGGCGTGACCGAAGTGGTCATGGTCGTGCCGACCCCGCGCGGTGAAATCAACGAGCTGGTGCTGGCTGCGGCCTGCATCGCCGGTGTCGACCGCGTGTTCACCATCGGTGGCGCGCAAGCGGTCGCTGCGCTGGCGTATGGCACCGAAAGCGTGCCGAAGGTCGACAAGGTGGTCGGGCCGGGCAACATCTATGTCGCCACTGCCAAGCGCCACGTGTTCGGCCAGGTCGGTATCGACATGATCGCCGGCCCCTCGGAAATCCTCGTGGTGTGCGATGGCAAGACCGATCCGGACTGGATCGCCATGGACCTGTTCTCCCAGGCCGAGCACGACGAAGACGCCCAGGCGATCCTGGTCAGTCCGGACGCCGGGTTCCTCGACCAGGTCGCCGCCAGCATCGCCAGACTGCTGCCGACCATGGAGCGCGCCGAGATCATCGAAACCTCGATCAATGGCCGTGGCGCGCTGATCAAGGTCCGCGACATGGATCAGGCCATCGAAGTGGCCAACCGCATCGCGCCGGAGCACCTGGAATTGTCGGTCGCCGATCCGCAAGCCTGGCTGCCGCAGATCCGTCACGCCGGTGCGATCTTCATGGGCCGTCACACCTCCGAAGCCCTGGGCGACTACTGCGCCGGCCCGAACCACGTGCTGCCGACTTCCGGCACCGCGCGATTCTCCTCGCCGCTGGGGGTGTACGACTTCCAGAAACGCTCGTCGATCATCTTCTGCTCCGAGCAGGGGGCGTCCGAACTGGGCAAGACCGCTTCCGTGCTGGCCCGTGGCGAGTCGTTGACCGCGCACGCGCGCAGTGCCGAATACCGCATCGTTGACGAAGACTTTCCACAAGGGCAGGGGAACTGA
- the hisG gene encoding ATP phosphoribosyltransferase, with translation MLTIALSKGRILDDTLPLLAEAGIVPTENPDKSRKLIIPTTQADVRLLIVRATDVPTYVEHGAADLGVAGKDVLMEYGGQGLYEPLDLRIALCKLMTAGRVGDVEPKGRLRVATKFVNVAKRYYAEQGRQVDIIKLYGSMELAPLIGLADKIIDVVDTGNTLRANGLEPQDFIADISSRLIVNKASMKMQHARIQALIDTLRKAVESRHRG, from the coding sequence ATGTTGACCATCGCACTGTCCAAGGGCCGCATCCTTGACGACACCTTGCCGCTTCTGGCTGAAGCGGGCATCGTGCCGACCGAGAATCCGGACAAGAGCCGCAAGCTGATCATCCCCACGACCCAGGCCGATGTCCGCCTGCTGATCGTGCGCGCCACCGATGTGCCGACTTACGTCGAGCATGGCGCCGCCGACCTCGGTGTCGCCGGTAAAGATGTGCTGATGGAATATGGCGGCCAGGGTTTGTACGAACCTCTGGATCTGCGGATTGCCCTCTGCAAGCTGATGACCGCTGGCCGTGTTGGCGATGTCGAGCCCAAGGGCCGTTTGCGGGTGGCGACCAAGTTCGTCAACGTTGCCAAACGCTACTATGCCGAACAGGGCCGTCAGGTCGACATCATCAAGCTCTACGGCTCGATGGAACTGGCGCCGCTGATCGGTCTGGCAGACAAGATCATCGACGTGGTCGACACCGGCAACACCCTGCGCGCCAATGGCCTGGAACCCCAGGATTTCATCGCCGACATCAGCTCCCGCCTGATCGTCAACAAGGCTTCGATGAAAATGCAGCACGCCCGTATCCAGGCGTTGATCGACACCCTGCGCAAGGCAGTGGAGTCTCGACACCGCGGCTGA
- the murA gene encoding UDP-N-acetylglucosamine 1-carboxyvinyltransferase has product MDKLIITGGVRLDGEIRISGAKNSALPILAATLLCDGPVTVANLPHLHDITTMIELFGRMGIEPVIDEKLSVEIDPRTIKTLIAPYELVKTMRASILVLGPMVARFGEAEVALPGGCAIGSRPVDLHIRGLEAMGAIIDVEGGYIKAKAPEGGLRGAHFFFDTVSVTGTENIMMAAALAKGRSVLANAAREPEVIDLANFLNAMGAKITGAGTDTITIDGVERLHPTTYKVMPDRIETGTYLVAAAVTGGRVKVKDTDPTILEAVLEKLRESGAEITCGEDWIELNMHGKRPKAVNVRTAPYPAFPTDMQAQFISLNAIAEGTGAVIETIFENRFMHVYELHRMGAKIQVEGNTAIVTGTEKLKGAPVMATDLRASASLVISALIAEGDTLIDRIYHIDRGYECIEEKLQMLGAKIRRVPG; this is encoded by the coding sequence ATGGATAAATTGATAATTACCGGTGGCGTTCGTCTTGATGGCGAAATCCGCATCTCCGGGGCAAAGAACTCTGCCCTGCCGATCCTGGCGGCCACCTTGCTGTGCGATGGCCCGGTGACCGTTGCCAACCTGCCGCACCTGCACGACATCACCACCATGATCGAGCTGTTCGGTCGCATGGGCATCGAGCCTGTGATCGACGAGAAGCTCAGCGTCGAAATCGACCCGCGCACCATCAAGACCCTGATCGCCCCGTACGAACTGGTCAAGACCATGCGTGCGTCGATCCTGGTGCTGGGCCCGATGGTTGCCCGTTTCGGCGAAGCCGAAGTCGCACTGCCTGGCGGTTGCGCCATCGGTTCGCGTCCGGTTGACCTGCACATCCGCGGTCTTGAAGCCATGGGCGCCATCATCGACGTCGAAGGCGGCTACATCAAGGCCAAGGCGCCTGAAGGCGGCCTGCGCGGTGCGCACTTCTTCTTCGATACCGTCAGCGTGACCGGCACCGAAAACATCATGATGGCCGCCGCACTGGCCAAGGGCCGCAGCGTGCTGGCAAACGCCGCTCGCGAGCCTGAAGTCATCGACCTGGCGAACTTCCTGAACGCCATGGGCGCCAAGATCACTGGCGCCGGCACCGACACCATCACCATCGATGGCGTCGAGCGTCTGCACCCGACCACCTACAAGGTAATGCCCGACCGTATCGAGACCGGCACCTACCTGGTGGCCGCGGCGGTCACCGGCGGTCGGGTGAAGGTCAAGGACACGGATCCGACCATCCTCGAAGCCGTCCTGGAAAAGCTCCGTGAATCGGGTGCCGAAATCACCTGTGGCGAAGACTGGATCGAACTGAACATGCACGGCAAGCGGCCAAAAGCCGTCAACGTGCGCACGGCTCCGTACCCGGCGTTCCCGACCGACATGCAGGCGCAGTTCATCTCCCTCAACGCCATTGCCGAAGGCACCGGTGCCGTGATCGAGACGATCTTCGAAAACCGCTTCATGCACGTGTACGAACTGCACCGCATGGGCGCCAAGATCCAGGTCGAGGGCAACACTGCCATCGTTACCGGGACCGAGAAGCTCAAGGGCGCGCCAGTGATGGCCACCGACCTGCGTGCATCAGCCAGCCTGGTCATCTCGGCGCTGATCGCCGAAGGCGACACCCTGATCGACCGCATCTACCACATAGACCGTGGTTACGAGTGCATCGAAGAGAAGCTGCAGATGCTCGGCGCCAAGATCCGCCGCGTACCGGGCTAG
- a CDS encoding BolA family protein — protein MQAVEVKSFLEGKLPGTLVEVEGEGCNFQLNVISDELAALSPVKRQQQIYAHLNPWITDGSIHAVTMKFFSSAAWAERT, from the coding sequence ATGCAGGCCGTAGAAGTGAAGAGCTTCCTTGAAGGAAAGCTGCCCGGAACGCTGGTAGAAGTTGAGGGCGAAGGCTGCAACTTTCAGCTGAACGTGATTAGCGATGAACTGGCGGCGTTGAGCCCGGTCAAGCGTCAGCAGCAGATCTATGCCCATTTGAACCCATGGATCACCGATGGCAGCATCCATGCGGTCACTATGAAATTTTTCAGCAGCGCGGCCTGGGCCGAGCGCACCTGA
- a CDS encoding STAS domain-containing protein, whose protein sequence is MSVSAIRMSDAGELLLSGMLDYRTGPGLRKQGQALIKSSKAATLVVDCSAVLKSSSVGLSLLLCFMRDAEAAGKAWSIRGMPEDMREIAQVSELTELLAQP, encoded by the coding sequence ATGAGTGTGTCGGCCATTCGCATGAGCGACGCCGGCGAGCTGCTGCTCAGCGGCATGCTGGACTACCGCACCGGTCCCGGCCTGCGCAAGCAGGGCCAGGCGCTGATCAAGTCCAGCAAGGCCGCTACGCTGGTGGTCGATTGTTCGGCCGTGTTGAAGTCCAGCAGTGTCGGCTTGTCGCTGTTGCTGTGCTTCATGCGTGATGCAGAGGCGGCCGGCAAGGCGTGGAGCATCCGTGGAATGCCCGAAGACATGCGTGAAATCGCTCAGGTCAGCGAATTGACCGAGCTGTTGGCGCAACCCTAA
- a CDS encoding MlaC/ttg2D family ABC transporter substrate-binding protein, whose amino-acid sequence MISILRRGLLILLAAVPLMANAVAAPSAHELIQDTTTRLLADLAANKEKYKQSPKDFYDALNGIVGPVVDAEGISRSIMTVKYSRKATPEQMQRFQENFKRSLMQFYGNALLEYNNQGITVSPAKDESGTRTSVDMQVRGSSGSIYPVSYTLEKINGEWKVRNVIINGINIGKLFRDQFTDAMQRNGNDLDKTIDNWAGEVAKAKETTEKAAEKQTQ is encoded by the coding sequence ATGATCTCTATCCTGCGACGTGGCCTGTTGATATTGCTCGCGGCCGTGCCGTTGATGGCTAACGCTGTGGCGGCGCCGTCGGCGCACGAACTGATTCAGGACACGACTACCCGGTTGCTGGCCGACCTGGCTGCCAACAAGGAAAAATACAAGCAAAGCCCGAAGGACTTCTACGATGCGCTGAACGGTATCGTCGGGCCGGTGGTCGATGCCGAGGGGATATCCAGAAGCATCATGACCGTGAAGTACTCGCGCAAGGCCACGCCCGAGCAAATGCAGCGCTTCCAGGAAAACTTCAAGCGCAGCCTGATGCAGTTCTATGGCAACGCGTTGCTCGAATACAACAACCAGGGCATCACCGTTTCGCCGGCCAAGGACGAAAGCGGCACCCGGACCAGCGTCGACATGCAGGTCAGGGGCAGCAGCGGTTCGATCTATCCTGTGTCCTACACACTCGAGAAAATCAACGGCGAGTGGAAGGTGCGCAACGTGATCATCAACGGCATCAACATCGGCAAGCTGTTCCGCGATCAGTTCACTGATGCGATGCAGCGCAATGGCAACGACCTGGACAAGACCATCGACAATTGGGCCGGAGAAGTCGCCAAAGCCAAGGAAACCACGGAAAAAGCCGCCGAGAAGCAAACTCAATGA
- the mlaD gene encoding outer membrane lipid asymmetry maintenance protein MlaD: MQNRTLEIGVGLFLLAGILALLLLALRVSGLSPSATTDTYKLYAYFDNIAGLTVRAKVTMAGVTIGKVTAIDLDRDSFTGRVTMQLEKTVDNLPTDSTASILTAGLLGEKYIGISVGGEEGLLKEGGTIHDTQSSLVLEDLIGKFLLNTVSKEAK, from the coding sequence ATGCAAAACCGCACCCTGGAAATCGGTGTCGGCCTTTTCTTGCTGGCTGGCATCCTGGCTTTGCTGTTGCTGGCGTTGCGGGTGAGTGGCCTGTCCCCGAGCGCAACGACCGATACATATAAACTTTATGCCTATTTCGACAATATCGCCGGTTTGACGGTCAGAGCTAAAGTGACCATGGCCGGTGTGACCATCGGCAAGGTCACGGCGATCGATCTGGACCGCGACAGTTTCACCGGCAGGGTGACCATGCAGCTGGAGAAGACGGTAGATAATCTGCCGACCGATTCCACCGCATCTATCCTGACCGCTGGCCTGTTGGGCGAGAAGTACATCGGTATCAGCGTGGGCGGCGAAGAAGGCTTGCTCAAGGAGGGTGGGACCATCCACGACACCCAGTCGTCGCTGGTGCTCGAGGACCTGATCGGTAAATTCCTGCTCAATACCGTTAGCAAAGAAGCCAAATAA
- the mlaE gene encoding lipid asymmetry maintenance ABC transporter permease subunit MlaE produces the protein MRKISLIERVRRFGHSGIDVLAVFGRSAIFLFHALFGRGGIGGGFGLLVKQLHSVGVMSLVIIVVSGVFIGMVLALQGFNILSSYGSEQAVGQMVALTLLRELGPVVTALLFAGRAGSALTAEIGNMKSTEQLSSLEMIGVDPLKYIIAPRLWAGFISLPVLAMIFSVVGIWGGSWVAVDWLGVYEGSYWSNMQNSVTFADDVLNGIIKSIVFAFVVTWIAVFQGYDCEPTSEGISRATTKTVVYASLAVLGLDFILTALMFGDF, from the coding sequence ATGCGCAAGATTTCACTGATAGAAAGAGTGCGCCGTTTCGGCCACTCCGGAATTGACGTGCTGGCAGTGTTCGGTCGTTCGGCGATATTCCTGTTTCATGCCTTGTTCGGCCGTGGCGGCATTGGCGGCGGTTTCGGGCTGCTGGTCAAGCAACTGCATTCGGTGGGCGTGATGTCCCTGGTGATCATCGTGGTCTCCGGAGTGTTCATCGGCATGGTGCTGGCGCTGCAAGGCTTCAACATCCTGTCCAGCTATGGATCGGAGCAGGCGGTCGGGCAGATGGTTGCGCTGACGTTGCTGCGTGAACTGGGGCCGGTGGTCACCGCCTTGCTGTTCGCCGGGCGCGCAGGTTCGGCCCTGACGGCCGAAATCGGCAACATGAAATCCACCGAGCAATTGTCCAGCCTGGAAATGATCGGTGTCGACCCGCTCAAGTACATCATTGCCCCGCGCCTGTGGGCCGGCTTCATTTCCCTGCCGGTGCTGGCGATGATTTTCAGCGTGGTGGGTATCTGGGGCGGTTCGTGGGTGGCCGTCGACTGGCTGGGTGTCTATGAAGGCTCCTACTGGTCGAACATGCAGAACAGCGTGACCTTTGCCGACGATGTGCTCAACGGCATCATCAAAAGCATTGTCTTCGCCTTTGTCGTGACCTGGATCGCCGTGTTCCAAGGCTACGACTGCGAGCCCACTTCCGAGGGGATCAGTCGTGCCACTACCAAGACCGTGGTGTATGCCTCTTTGGCAGTGCTCGGCCTGGACTTTATTCTGACCGCCTTGATGTTTGGAGATTTCTGA
- a CDS encoding ATP-binding cassette domain-containing protein, translated as MSADNAYAVELKGLTFKRGARSIFNNVDIRIPRGKVTGIMGPSGCGKTTLLRLMGAQLRPTKGEVWVNGQNLPKLSRSDLFDARKHMGVLFQSGALFTDLDVFENVAFPLRVHTELPEEMIRDIVLLKLQAVGLRGAIDLMPDELSGGMKRRVALARAIALDPQILMYDEPFVGQDPIAMGVLVRLIRLLNDALGITSIVVSHDLAETASISDYIYVVGEGQVLGQGTPEELMNSQEPRIRQFMTGEPDGPVAYHFPATDFRADLLGKR; from the coding sequence ATGAGTGCCGATAACGCCTACGCGGTCGAGCTGAAGGGACTGACCTTCAAGCGCGGTGCGCGCAGCATTTTCAATAACGTCGATATCCGTATACCGCGCGGCAAGGTCACCGGCATAATGGGGCCTTCCGGGTGTGGCAAGACCACGCTGTTGCGTTTGATGGGCGCCCAATTGCGCCCGACCAAGGGCGAGGTCTGGGTCAACGGTCAGAACCTGCCGAAGCTGTCGCGCAGCGACCTGTTCGATGCGCGCAAGCACATGGGCGTGCTGTTTCAGAGCGGCGCGCTGTTCACCGATCTCGATGTGTTCGAGAACGTCGCCTTTCCGCTACGGGTTCATACCGAGCTTCCGGAAGAAATGATCCGGGACATCGTCCTGCTCAAATTGCAGGCCGTGGGCTTGCGTGGCGCCATCGACCTGATGCCTGACGAGCTGTCCGGCGGCATGAAGCGCCGTGTCGCGCTGGCCCGGGCGATTGCCCTCGATCCGCAGATCCTCATGTATGACGAGCCCTTTGTCGGTCAGGATCCGATCGCCATGGGCGTGCTGGTGCGCCTGATCCGCCTGCTCAACGATGCGCTGGGCATCACCAGCATCGTGGTGTCCCACGACCTGGCCGAGACCGCGAGCATTTCCGACTACATCTATGTGGTGGGCGAAGGGCAGGTATTGGGGCAGGGCACGCCCGAGGAACTGATGAACTCCCAGGAGCCACGGATTCGCCAGTTCATGACCGGCGAACCCGACGGTCCGGTCGCCTATCACTTTCCAGCGACGGATTTCCGCGCAGATCTTCTGGGGAAGCGTTGA
- a CDS encoding KpsF/GutQ family sugar-phosphate isomerase translates to MSQSSDLIQSAQRTVRLELEAVTGLLPRIDADFVRACEMILASKGRVVVVGMGKSGHIGNKIAATLASTGTTAFFVHPAEASHGDMGMITRDDVILALSNSGSTNEIVTLLPLIKRLGIQLISMTGNPDSPLAKAAEVNLNVHVEHEACPLNLAPTSSTTAALVMGDALAVALLEARGFTAEDFAFSHPGGALGRRLLLKVENVMHAGQELPQVQRGTLLKDALMEMTRKGLGMTVILEADGKLAGIFTDGDLRRTLDRAIDIHHATIDQVMTVHGKTARPEMLAAEALKIMEDHRINALVVVDKEDRPIGAFNLSDLLRAGVM, encoded by the coding sequence ATGAGCCAATCCAGCGACCTGATTCAGTCTGCACAACGCACCGTCCGCCTCGAACTGGAAGCCGTCACCGGCTTGTTGCCCCGTATCGACGCGGATTTCGTACGCGCTTGCGAGATGATTCTGGCCAGCAAGGGCCGCGTGGTCGTGGTCGGCATGGGCAAGTCAGGGCACATCGGCAACAAGATTGCCGCCACCCTGGCGAGCACCGGCACCACGGCTTTTTTCGTGCACCCGGCCGAAGCCAGCCACGGCGACATGGGCATGATCACCCGCGACGACGTCATTCTGGCGCTGTCGAACTCCGGCTCGACCAATGAAATCGTGACCCTGCTGCCACTGATCAAGCGCTTGGGCATCCAGCTGATCAGCATGACCGGCAACCCCGACTCCCCGCTGGCCAAGGCTGCCGAGGTCAATCTCAACGTGCACGTCGAACACGAAGCCTGCCCGCTGAACCTGGCACCGACGTCGTCGACCACTGCGGCCCTGGTCATGGGCGATGCCCTGGCCGTTGCGCTGCTCGAAGCCCGGGGGTTTACCGCTGAAGATTTCGCCTTTTCCCATCCCGGCGGCGCCCTTGGCCGACGCCTGCTGCTGAAAGTGGAAAACGTCATGCACGCCGGGCAGGAACTGCCGCAGGTGCAGCGCGGCACCCTGCTCAAGGACGCGCTGATGGAAATGACCCGTAAAGGTCTGGGCATGACGGTGATCCTGGAAGCCGATGGTAAACTCGCCGGGATCTTCACCGACGGCGATTTGCGCCGCACCCTGGACCGCGCCATCGACATCCATCACGCCACCATCGACCAGGTCATGACCGTGCATGGCAAGACGGCTCGCCCTGAAATGCTGGCCGCCGAGGCCCTGAAAATCATGGAAGACCATCGAATCAACGCACTGGTGGTGGTGGACAAGGAGGACCGTCCGATCGGCGCCTTCAACCTGTCCGATCTGCTGCGTGCAGGAGTAATGTAA
- a CDS encoding KdsC family phosphatase: MSTDLLERGKNIKLAIFDVDGVLTDGRLYFLEDGSEFKTFNTLDGQGIKMLMAAGVQTAIISGRKTPVVERRAKNLGIPHLYQGREDKLVVLDELLAQLDLSYEQVAYLGDDLPDLPVIRRVGLGMAVASAASFVREHAHGITLARGGEGAAREFCELILRAQGRLDAANAAYL; the protein is encoded by the coding sequence ATGAGCACCGATCTGCTGGAACGCGGCAAGAACATCAAGCTGGCGATATTCGACGTCGATGGCGTACTGACCGACGGACGCCTGTATTTCCTGGAAGACGGCAGCGAATTCAAGACGTTCAACACCCTCGACGGCCAGGGCATCAAGATGTTGATGGCAGCCGGCGTGCAGACCGCTATCATCAGCGGACGCAAGACCCCGGTGGTCGAGCGACGGGCGAAGAACCTCGGCATTCCACACCTGTACCAGGGTCGCGAAGACAAACTGGTGGTGCTCGACGAGCTTCTGGCGCAACTCGACCTAAGCTATGAACAGGTCGCCTACCTCGGCGACGACTTGCCGGACCTGCCGGTCATTCGCCGCGTCGGCCTGGGCATGGCGGTGGCCAGTGCCGCCAGTTTCGTGCGTGAACACGCCCACGGCATCACCCTGGCCCGTGGCGGCGAAGGTGCCGCTCGCGAATTCTGCGAATTGATCCTGCGCGCCCAGGGCCGTCTCGATGCGGCCAACGCCGCGTACCTGTGA
- the lptC gene encoding LPS export ABC transporter periplasmic protein LptC, giving the protein MLSKTIRKFLVFGCIAAIFAAVGYWNISPERFLDKPAAKADETRIDWYATNTHTVQYLPDGKLQYDMTSDKVEHLKATDVTLVSKPDLNMFRGTEFPWHVQSERGEVNSGGTEVELIDSVRIARTDEKKRTTIITSTRMTVFPQRQYAQTEQPVRIDGAGGVSTGTGMKAYLKESRIHLLSNVRGQYEAR; this is encoded by the coding sequence ATGCTGAGCAAAACGATTCGCAAATTCCTGGTGTTCGGGTGCATCGCCGCCATTTTCGCGGCGGTCGGTTACTGGAACATCAGTCCGGAGCGCTTCCTCGACAAGCCGGCCGCCAAGGCCGATGAAACCCGGATCGACTGGTACGCGACCAACACCCATACCGTGCAGTACCTGCCAGATGGCAAATTGCAGTACGACATGACGTCCGACAAGGTCGAACACCTCAAGGCCACTGACGTGACGCTGGTCAGCAAGCCGGACCTGAACATGTTCCGCGGCACCGAGTTTCCGTGGCACGTGCAGAGCGAACGCGGCGAAGTCAATTCCGGCGGAACCGAAGTCGAACTGATCGACTCGGTACGTATCGCCCGCACCGACGAAAAAAAGCGCACGACCATTATTACCAGCACTCGCATGACCGTGTTCCCGCAGCGGCAATATGCGCAGACCGAGCAACCCGTTAGAATCGACGGCGCGGGTGGTGTGTCGACCGGCACGGGCATGAAAGCGTATTTGAAAGAAAGCAGGATACACCTGCTATCGAACGTAAGAGGACAGTATGAGGCTCGTTAA
- the lptA gene encoding lipopolysaccharide transport periplasmic protein LptA produces MRLVKTLPILLSLGAALGSVSAWALPNDQEQPIRIQADDAQLDDKNGVATYKGDVIITQGSMKVTGNTVTITRTPAGDIDVVTSVGNLAYFEQLQTAGDTKPVQGYGVTIQYHASQNRVVLIDRAKVIDKDNNVTQGEKIVYDTEKKLASAGRATGNKVTESRPRIDMVIQPKKKTDEQKAQ; encoded by the coding sequence ATGAGGCTCGTTAAAACCCTCCCTATTTTGCTCAGTCTGGGCGCAGCACTGGGAAGCGTGAGCGCCTGGGCTCTGCCGAACGATCAAGAGCAGCCTATCCGCATTCAAGCCGACGATGCCCAACTGGACGACAAGAATGGCGTTGCCACCTACAAGGGCGACGTGATCATCACCCAGGGTTCGATGAAGGTCACCGGCAACACCGTGACCATCACCCGCACCCCGGCCGGCGATATCGACGTGGTGACCTCGGTGGGCAACCTCGCCTACTTCGAGCAACTGCAGACCGCCGGCGACACCAAGCCGGTTCAGGGCTATGGCGTCACTATCCAGTACCACGCCTCGCAAAACCGCGTCGTGCTGATCGATCGCGCCAAAGTCATCGACAAGGACAACAACGTCACCCAGGGCGAGAAAATCGTCTACGACACAGAGAAGAAACTGGCGAGCGCCGGTCGCGCTACAGGCAACAAGGTGACCGAGTCGCGCCCGCGCATCGACATGGTGATCCAGCCGAAAAAGAAAACCGACGAGCAAAAGGCCCAGTAA